Part of the Pseudomonadota bacterium genome is shown below.
GGCGTGGACATCAAGAGCGCGTTGCGCAAGGACGACGGCGTGCAGGAGCGGCCGGCCGAGCCGCGCGATTGCCTGGAGGTCAAAGGCCTCAATCTCTATTACGGCCAGAAGCGCGCGCTGCACGACATCAACCTGACCATCCCGGAACGCTTCGTCACCGCCTTCATCGGCCCCTCGGGCTGCGGCAAATCGACGCTGTTGCGCTGCTTCAACCGCATGAACGACCTCATCGACGGCGTGCGTGTCGAAGGCGAAGTGCTGCTCGACGGTCAGAACATCTTCGCGCCGGAGGTCAATGTCGCGACCCTGCGCCGCCGCGTCGGCATGGTGTTCCAGAAGCCGAATCCGTTTCCGAAGTCGATCTACGAGAACGTCGCCTACGGCCTGCGCATCCAGGGCGTGAAGAGCCGTCGCGTGCTGGACAAGGCGGTGGAAGGCGCGCTGCGTGGCGCCGCGTTGTGGGACGAAGTGAAGGACCGCGTGCATGACAGCGCCCTCGGCCTGTCGGGCGGTCAGCAGCAGCGCCTGGTGATTGCGCGCGCCATCGCCATCGAGCCTGAAGTGTTGTTGCTCGACGAGCCGGCCTCGGCGCTGGATCCTATCTCGACGCTCAAGATTGAAGAACTCATCTACGAGCTCAAGAAGGATTACACCATCGTCATCGTCACCCATAACATGCAACAGGCGGCCCGCGTGTCGGACTTCACGGCCTTCATGTACATGGGCGACCTCATTGAATTCGGCAAGACCAAGACGGTCTTCACCACGCCGCGCCGCAAACAGACCGAAGACTACATTACCGGCCGCTATGGCTGAGTTCGGGCCCGGCCGCCAATGGTCGTGAGCCTTTCGATTTTCGAAGCCGCCAGGGTGGCCCCGCCACCATCGGAGTAAGCCAACGATGACCATGTCGCGCCTCACCCACCACATCTCCCACCAGTTCGACAAGGAGCTGGAGGACATCCGCTCCAAAGTGCTGGCGATGGGCGGCTTGGTCGAGGAGCACATCCACAAGGTGCTGGAGTGTTTCGCCAAGGGCGATTTCGACGAAGCGGAATACGTGGCGGTCAACGACTTCAAGGTCAACGCGCTGGAAGTCGAAATCGACGACGACTGCACCGAGATCCTGTTGCGCCGCCAGCCCGCCGCCACCGACCTGCGCCTGGTGCTGTCGGTCAGCAAGACCATCACCGACCTCGAACGCATCGGCGACGAGGCCGAGAAGATCGCGCGCCTGGTGTTGAACCTGCGCGGCTCGGGCGGCATCAGCTCCTATTACATGGGCATGCTGTCCATGGGCCATCACGTGCGCCGCATGGTGCGCGCCGCGCTCGACGCCTTCGCGCGCATGGATTCGGAATCGGCCTTCAGGATCGCCCAGGAAGACCGCGAGATCGACGCCGAGACCGACGCCATCATGCGCTATCTCATCACCTACATGATGGAAGACCCGCGCTCCATCACGCGCGTGCTGGACGCGGTGCTGTCGGTGCGCGCCTTCGAGCGCATCGGCGATCATGCGCGCAACATCTGCGAGAACGTCATCTACCTGGTGGAAGGCAAGGACGTGCGGCACGTGGCGCTGGAGCAGGTCGAGCAGGAGCTACGCCGCGACGCGGAATGAATACGCGAATCCGCCTCTGTAGGTGCGAATTCATTCGCACATTCATGGCCAGGCAATGCGCAACATTTCGGTTTGTAATGTGCGAATGAATTCGCACCTACTGGCTTGAGCGACGCTTACCCCGCGTCGCGCACCCGCGGCGCCTGCTCTTCCCGCACATCCACCACTTCACTCATCGGGAAATCACAGCGGAAGCGGCTGCCCTTGCCGGGCGTGCTTTCAATGTGGAGTGTGGCGTTGTGGCGCACCAGCACGTGCTTGACGATGGCGAGGCCGAGGCCGGTGCCGCCGGCGCTGCGCACGCGTGACTGTTCGACGCGGTAGAAGCGCTCGGTGAGGCGCTCGATGTGCTCGGGGCCGATGCCGATGCCGTTGTCTTCCACCTCGAAATGCGCGCCGCTGTCGTCGCCATACCAGCGGATGCGGACGACGCCGCGTTCCGGCGTGTAGTGCACGGCATTGAAGATGAGATTCGAAAACGCGCTGTAGAGCTCGCTGCGTGAGCCGCGCAGGCGCAGGTGTGGGTCGATTTCCAGTGAAAAGAGATGTTCACGCTGCTCGCTCAGCTCGCGCGCGCGGGCGTGGGCGTCGGCCACCAGCTCCGAAACGTTGACCACTTCCGGCTGCGGCACGCGATCCTCGCGCTCGAGGTTGGACAAGAGCAGCAATTCCTCGACCAGCTGACGCATGCGCTCGGAATGGGCGGCCATCTGTGTGAGCGCCGGTCGCCACGCCGGCGGCGCCTGGTCGGCCTGCGCCTCCAGGGTTTCGAGGTAACCGCGGAACACCGTGATCGGCGTACGCAGCTCGTGGGAGACGTTGGCGACGAAATCGCGACGGATCTCGTTGGCGCGATGCAGCTGGGTCACGTCGCGCGCCACCAGCAGCTGCTGGTCGCGGCCGTAAGGCGCGAGCAGCACCGAGAGATAACGCTTGGTGTCGGTCGGGCTCTGGATCTCGATGGCCTCGCCTTCCTCGGCCTTTTCGATGAAGGCGCGCAGCGCCGGCAGGCGCACGAGGTTGGTGACGCGTTGGCCGACGTCTTCCGGCCAGCGCACGCCCAAATCACGGCGCGCGGCGTTGTTGGCCCAGCGCACTTCGTTGTGTGCATCCAGCACCACGGTGGCATCGGGCAGGGCGCGGGTGGCCTGCTGGAATTGCTTCAAGTAGCTGGCGAGTTTCTTCTTGCGCTTCTTGTGGCGCTCGCGCAGGTAGTCGATTTCCAGCGACAGCTCTTCAAAGGCGCCGGGCGCCTCGGGCGGCTCGTGGGTCTTGTGATCGCGCATCCACGACAGCAGCAGTTCGAGCTTGGTATGCATCCACACGATGTAGCCGACCGCGGCCAGCAGCAGGCACCACTTGGTGCGCCCCAACAGCGTGCCGACCAGCAGCGCGGCCAGGAAGAGTGCGGCAAGGCGCCAGGCATCGCGTTGCTGCATAAGGGGAGACCTTCGAGAAGTGTGGGTGGATTATCGCCCTTTCGGTGGTCCGGATGAAGCGCCCCCGGCCGTCAGCCTGCGGCCCTTACTCGGTCAGCACCGAAAAACGGTAGCCGACGCTGCGCACGGTCTGGATGTAGGCCTCGCAGCCGTAGGGCTCGAGCAGCTTGCGCAGGCGGCGGATGTGCACGTCGACGGTGCGCTCTTCTATATAAGCGTGGTTGCCCCACACGCTGTCCAGGAGCTGGTTGCGCGAATAGACCCGCTCCGGGTGGGTGATGAAGAACTGCAGCAGGCGGAATTCGGTCGGTGACAGTTCCACCGGGCGGTTGTTGGCCAGCACCCGGTGGGTCTGGGAATCGAGCTTGATGGCGCCCATCTCGATGACGTCCTGCTCGCCGCCGGTGTGGGCGCGGCGCATCACCGCGCGCACCCGGGCCAGCAATTCGCGGGTCGAGAACGGCTTGGTGATGAAGTCGTCGGCGCCGGTGTCGAGGCCTTTGACCTTGTCGTTTTCGCTGCCGCGCGCGGTCAGCATGATGATGGGGATGGCGCTGGTCTTGGGGTCGCGCTTCAGGCGCCGCGCGAAATCCACGCCGCTGATGCCGGGCAGCATCCAGTCCAGCAGGATCAGATCGGGGGTCAGGGTGCCCATCGCCTGTTGCGCCTGCTCGACGTCGCCGGCCTCGGTGAACTGGTAGCCGTCGCCGGCCAAGGTGAAGCCCAGCATCTGGCGGATGGCCGGTTCGTCTTCGACGATGAGTATGTTGGCGCTCATGGCGGCTCGCTGTGCGTCTGTTCCCGTTGATTGCGTGACATTTGTACGTGGAATTTATGACGATGCCGTGAAATTGCCACGAGTCTAGCGCAGCGCCGTCACCCGCCGCTGCGTCGTGCGCTGGCATCGCCGGGAAAAAATCCCGGTGCGAGGCCCGTCGCCGCGCCCGGTCACGGCTCGCCACGCGCGGTCGCGCTGCCTATGCTGGCCTCGTGCCGGGCGGCTTCAGGACGAAGCCCGCCAGTCGCACAGCCCAAGGGAATCCTAAAGGAGACATGGAATGTCCACACTCAGAAGTCTGATCATGATTTTCATGCTGGCCCTGTCCTGCGCCCTCAGCGCGGCCGAGCCGGTCAATCTCAATTCCGCCTCGGCCGAGGCGCTCGCCGCCGGCATGGTCGGCATCGGGCCGGCCAAGGCCCAGGCCATCGTCGACTATCGTGAAGCCCACGGCCCGTTCAAGACCGTCGACGACCTGCTGCAGATCAAGGGCATCGGCGCCGCGACGCTGGACAAGAACCGCGAGCGCGTGACGGCCGCCTCGGCCAAGTAAAGCAATCCCCCAACCCTCCTCGGTACGCCGGGGCTTGGCCGGTTCCGCAGCGGAACCGGCATCTTTTTTGCGCCGAAAATGGCCCTCCTGTATGCTCACCGGCCCTGCAAATCCCCGCCTCATCCTGCCCAATGCGGGGTGACGACCGGCGCAGGTTCATCCGATTTCCAAGCAGAAGGGCATTGCAGCGTGCGCCAAGAATTGAAGCGCGAACTCCTGACCGAGCGTTACGAACCGGCGCGCATCGAGCCGGTCGTGCAGGACCATTGGCGCGACCAGCAGACCTTCAAGGTGGTCGAGGACCTTGCGAAGGAAAAATTCTATTGCCTGTGCATGTTCCCCTACCCCAGCGGGCGCTTGCACATGGGCCATGTGCGCAACTACACCATCGGCGATGTGATTGCCCGCTATCAGCGCATGCAGGGCAAGAACGTGATGCAGCCCATGGGCTGGGACGCTTTCGGCATGCCGGCCGAGAACGCCGCCATCGAGAACAACGTGCCGCCCGCCAAGTGGACGCGCGACAACATCAATTACATGCGCGGCCAGCTGCAGCGCCTGGGCTTCGCCTACGATTGGGACCGTGAGCTGGCCACCTGCGACCCGGACTACTACCGCTGGGAACAGTGGTTCTTCACCCAGCTTTACGAGAAAGGGATGATCTACCGCGCCACCGCGGTGGTGAACTGGGACCCGGTCGACCAGACGGTGCTCGCCAACGAACAGGTCATCGACGGCTGCGGCTGGCGCTCCGGCGCACCGGTCGAGCGGCGCGAGATCCCGCAGTGGTTCCTGCGCATCACCGCCTACGCCGATGAGCTGCTGGAAGAACTGGACCGCATGGACGAGTGGCCGGAAGCGGTCAAGACCATGCAGCGCAACTGGATCGGTCGCTCCCAGGGCCTCTTGATCCGCTTCGCCCTCTCCGATGGCACGGGTGACCTGGAAGTCTTCACCACCCGTCCGGACACGCTGATGGGCGCGACCTACATGGCGGTTGCCCCCGAGCATCCGCTGGCGGTGGCCGCCGCGGCGCGCGACGCCCAGGTCGCCGAGCTGCTGGAAGCATGCAAGCGCCAGTCGACCTCGGAAGCGATCCTGGAAACCATGGAAAAGCGCGGCCTGCCGCTCGGCATCACGGTCGACCATCCCCTGACCGGCGCGCCGCTGCCGGTGTGGGTCGCCAATTTCGTGCTGATGGGTTATGGCACGGGCGCGGTGATGTCGGTGCCGGCCCACGACGATCGCGACCACGAATTCGCCCAGCGCAATGCCCTGCCGATCCGCCAGGTGGTGCGGCCGCTGGACGGCGCCGCCGTCGACATCGAACGCGAGGCCTACACCGAGCACGGCGTGCTGGTGAACAGCGGCGAATACGATGGCCTCGATTTCAACCAGGCCTTCGATGCCATCGCCACCCGCCTCGAAGGCCAGGGCCGCGCCGAGCGGCGCACCCAGTACCGCCTGCGCGACTGGCTGGTGTCGCGGCAGCGCTACTGGGGCTGTCCGATCCCGGTGCTGTACGACGCCGACGGCAATGTCGTGCCCGAGGTGCCCGAGCGCCTGCCGGTGGTGCTGCCGGAAGACGTCGCCTGGGAAGGCGTCAACTCGCCGCTGCGCAGCATGCCGGCCTTCACCCAGGCGACCCTGCCCGACGGCCGGCCGGGGCGCCGCGAGACCGACACCTTCGATACCTTCTTCGAATCGTCCTGGTATTTCACGCGCTTCGCTTGCGCCGATGCCAGCACCGGCATGGTCGACGCACGCGCCGACTACTGGATGCCGGTCGACATCTACATCGGTGGCATCGAGCACGCGGTGCTGCACCTCTTGTACGCGCGCTTCTTCCACAAGGCCATGCGCGACGCCGGCCTGGTGAAATCGGCCGAGCCCTTCAAGCGCCTGCTGACCCAGGGCATGGTGTGCAAGGAGACCTATTTCCGCGACGGCGAGAACGGCCGCAAGCAGTACTTCAATCCCGCCCAGGTGGACGTCGAGCTCGATGCCAAGGGCCGCGCCATCAGCGCCCGCGCCAAGGCCGACGGCCTGCCGGTCACCATCGGCGCGGTCGAGAAGATGTCGAAGTCGAAGAACAACGGCATCGATCCGCAGGCCCTGATCGACAAGTACGGCGCCGACACCGTGCGCCTCTACACCATGTTCGCGGCGCCGCCCGACCAGTCGCTGGAGTGGTCCGATTCGGCGGTCGAAGGCCAGTTCCGCTTCCTGAAGTCGTTGTGGCGCCAGGTCACCGAGCACGCCGCCAAGGGCGTGCCGGGCGAGGCCGGCAGCGTCACCGACGAACTCAAGACCGTGCGTCGTCACATCCACGAGACCATCGTCAAGGTCAGCGATGACGTCAGCCGCCGCTACAAATTCAACACCGCCATCGCGGCGGTGATGGAATTGTTGAATCACCTGTCGCGCATGACGGTCGACAGCGCCGCCGCCCACGCGGTGCGCCAGGAGGGTCTCACCACCGTGGTGTTGCTGCTCGCGCCCATCGTGCCGCACATCACGGCGGTGCTGTGGCAGGCGCTCGGTCACGACGACGAACTCAGCCAGGTGGCCTGGCCCAAGGCCGATGCTTCCGCGCTGACGCGCGACGAGGTCGAAATGGTGGTGCAGGTCAACGGTCGCAAGCGCGCGGTGGTGAGCGTGCCGGCGCAAGCCGACAAGGCCACCT
Proteins encoded:
- a CDS encoding phosphate ABC transporter ATP-binding protein — encoded protein: MQGQPGKEGSTPTHGVDIKSALRKDDGVQERPAEPRDCLEVKGLNLYYGQKRALHDINLTIPERFVTAFIGPSGCGKSTLLRCFNRMNDLIDGVRVEGEVLLDGQNIFAPEVNVATLRRRVGMVFQKPNPFPKSIYENVAYGLRIQGVKSRRVLDKAVEGALRGAALWDEVKDRVHDSALGLSGGQQQRLVIARAIAIEPEVLLLDEPASALDPISTLKIEELIYELKKDYTIVIVTHNMQQAARVSDFTAFMYMGDLIEFGKTKTVFTTPRRKQTEDYITGRYG
- the phoU gene encoding phosphate signaling complex protein PhoU, producing MTMSRLTHHISHQFDKELEDIRSKVLAMGGLVEEHIHKVLECFAKGDFDEAEYVAVNDFKVNALEVEIDDDCTEILLRRQPAATDLRLVLSVSKTITDLERIGDEAEKIARLVLNLRGSGGISSYYMGMLSMGHHVRRMVRAALDAFARMDSESAFRIAQEDREIDAETDAIMRYLITYMMEDPRSITRVLDAVLSVRAFERIGDHARNICENVIYLVEGKDVRHVALEQVEQELRRDAE
- the phoR gene encoding phosphate regulon sensor histidine kinase PhoR, coding for MQQRDAWRLAALFLAALLVGTLLGRTKWCLLLAAVGYIVWMHTKLELLLSWMRDHKTHEPPEAPGAFEELSLEIDYLRERHKKRKKKLASYLKQFQQATRALPDATVVLDAHNEVRWANNAARRDLGVRWPEDVGQRVTNLVRLPALRAFIEKAEEGEAIEIQSPTDTKRYLSVLLAPYGRDQQLLVARDVTQLHRANEIRRDFVANVSHELRTPITVFRGYLETLEAQADQAPPAWRPALTQMAAHSERMRQLVEELLLLSNLEREDRVPQPEVVNVSELVADAHARARELSEQREHLFSLEIDPHLRLRGSRSELYSAFSNLIFNAVHYTPERGVVRIRWYGDDSGAHFEVEDNGIGIGPEHIERLTERFYRVEQSRVRSAGGTGLGLAIVKHVLVRHNATLHIESTPGKGSRFRCDFPMSEVVDVREEQAPRVRDAG
- the phoB gene encoding phosphate regulon transcriptional regulator PhoB, with the protein product MSANILIVEDEPAIRQMLGFTLAGDGYQFTEAGDVEQAQQAMGTLTPDLILLDWMLPGISGVDFARRLKRDPKTSAIPIIMLTARGSENDKVKGLDTGADDFITKPFSTRELLARVRAVMRRAHTGGEQDVIEMGAIKLDSQTHRVLANNRPVELSPTEFRLLQFFITHPERVYSRNQLLDSVWGNHAYIEERTVDVHIRRLRKLLEPYGCEAYIQTVRSVGYRFSVLTE
- a CDS encoding helix-hairpin-helix domain-containing protein, producing MSTLRSLIMIFMLALSCALSAAEPVNLNSASAEALAAGMVGIGPAKAQAIVDYREAHGPFKTVDDLLQIKGIGAATLDKNRERVTAASAK
- a CDS encoding leucine--tRNA ligase; this translates as MALLYAHRPCKSPPHPAQCGVTTGAGSSDFQAEGHCSVRQELKRELLTERYEPARIEPVVQDHWRDQQTFKVVEDLAKEKFYCLCMFPYPSGRLHMGHVRNYTIGDVIARYQRMQGKNVMQPMGWDAFGMPAENAAIENNVPPAKWTRDNINYMRGQLQRLGFAYDWDRELATCDPDYYRWEQWFFTQLYEKGMIYRATAVVNWDPVDQTVLANEQVIDGCGWRSGAPVERREIPQWFLRITAYADELLEELDRMDEWPEAVKTMQRNWIGRSQGLLIRFALSDGTGDLEVFTTRPDTLMGATYMAVAPEHPLAVAAAARDAQVAELLEACKRQSTSEAILETMEKRGLPLGITVDHPLTGAPLPVWVANFVLMGYGTGAVMSVPAHDDRDHEFAQRNALPIRQVVRPLDGAAVDIEREAYTEHGVLVNSGEYDGLDFNQAFDAIATRLEGQGRAERRTQYRLRDWLVSRQRYWGCPIPVLYDADGNVVPEVPERLPVVLPEDVAWEGVNSPLRSMPAFTQATLPDGRPGRRETDTFDTFFESSWYFTRFACADASTGMVDARADYWMPVDIYIGGIEHAVLHLLYARFFHKAMRDAGLVKSAEPFKRLLTQGMVCKETYFRDGENGRKQYFNPAQVDVELDAKGRAISARAKADGLPVTIGAVEKMSKSKNNGIDPQALIDKYGADTVRLYTMFAAPPDQSLEWSDSAVEGQFRFLKSLWRQVTEHAAKGVPGEAGSVTDELKTVRRHIHETIVKVSDDVSRRYKFNTAIAAVMELLNHLSRMTVDSAAAHAVRQEGLTTVVLLLAPIVPHITAVLWQALGHDDELSQVAWPKADASALTRDEVEMVVQVNGRKRAVVSVPAQADKATCEAIALADDNVQRFVTGKQMRKIIVVPGKLVNVVVAE